The Arthrobacter sp. NicSoilC5 genome has a window encoding:
- a CDS encoding GntR family transcriptional regulator produces the protein MTEATMVAGSKSEQAYQAVKARIVEGTYTPGYRLVLGAIAKDLGFSVVPVREAIRRLEAEGLVTFERNVGATVAGIDPTEYLYTMQTLSIVEGAATALSAPLIDPAAVARARAVNEEMRECLDHFDPVRFTQLNQDFHSVLFEHCPNPHILDLVHRGWNRLAAIRSSTFRFVPGRARDSVDEHENLLKLIETGADAEQIEKAARLHRSATLDAYLAQAKHQ, from the coding sequence ATGACTGAGGCCACCATGGTTGCCGGCAGCAAGTCCGAGCAGGCCTACCAGGCCGTCAAGGCCCGGATTGTCGAAGGCACCTATACCCCCGGCTACCGGCTGGTCCTGGGCGCCATCGCCAAGGACCTGGGGTTCAGCGTGGTCCCCGTCCGCGAAGCCATCCGCCGGCTGGAAGCCGAAGGCCTGGTGACGTTCGAACGCAACGTGGGCGCCACCGTGGCCGGCATCGACCCCACCGAATACCTCTACACCATGCAGACCCTCAGCATCGTGGAAGGCGCCGCCACCGCGCTGTCCGCCCCGCTGATCGATCCCGCAGCCGTGGCCAGGGCCCGCGCCGTGAACGAAGAGATGCGCGAATGCCTGGACCACTTCGACCCCGTCCGGTTCACACAGCTCAACCAGGACTTCCACAGCGTCCTGTTCGAGCACTGCCCCAACCCGCACATCCTGGACCTGGTGCACCGCGGCTGGAACCGGCTCGCAGCCATCCGCTCCTCCACGTTCCGCTTCGTCCCGGGCCGCGCCCGCGATTCCGTGGATGAACACGAAAACCTGCTGAAGCTCATCGAAACCGGAGCCGACGCAGAGCAGATCGAAAAAGCCGCCCGGCTCCACCGCTCGGCAACCCTTGACGCATATCTCGCCCAAGCAAAGCACCAGTAA